A DNA window from Ornithinimicrobium humiphilum contains the following coding sequences:
- a CDS encoding DUF2877 domain-containing protein, translating into MPSLAVDPSPPAAAPAAPSVGPASAPRAALLPAAASTLAPAWLHGAPAPATVVGTFDSAAYLLRDDEVLPLLAPGALLLPGGLRLATADDLRALRLRTGDEVEVGSGTVLARGGALAVRRTWRPRRVPQASLPLAHRGAALAAVLATPHLTDDLPAPLLDTLHAAEDGALPDVAALLGLGPGLTPAGDDLLCGLLLGLRATDGEAHGIPEDVGAAAHRTTALSATLLRQAALGYAVPPVVELLSSWHGAPADLTLPTSRVAAVGHTSGRALLLGLAVALLIDPTPSEGPS; encoded by the coding sequence GTGCCGAGCCTCGCCGTGGACCCGTCCCCGCCGGCCGCCGCGCCCGCGGCGCCGTCGGTCGGACCGGCGAGCGCGCCCCGGGCCGCGCTGCTCCCGGCGGCCGCGTCCACGCTCGCCCCCGCCTGGCTGCACGGCGCCCCGGCCCCCGCGACGGTCGTCGGCACCTTCGACAGCGCCGCCTACCTCCTGCGCGACGACGAGGTCCTGCCGCTGCTCGCCCCGGGGGCGCTGCTGCTGCCCGGCGGCCTGCGCCTCGCCACGGCCGACGACCTGCGTGCCCTGCGACTGCGGACCGGTGACGAGGTCGAGGTCGGGAGCGGGACGGTCCTGGCTCGCGGCGGCGCGCTGGCCGTGCGCCGCACCTGGCGCCCGCGCCGCGTGCCGCAGGCCTCGCTGCCCCTGGCCCACCGCGGCGCCGCGCTCGCCGCCGTCCTGGCCACCCCGCACCTCACCGACGACCTGCCCGCGCCGCTCCTGGACACCCTGCACGCGGCCGAGGACGGCGCGCTCCCGGACGTCGCGGCGCTCCTCGGTCTGGGTCCCGGCCTGACCCCCGCCGGCGACGACCTGCTCTGCGGGCTGCTGCTCGGGCTGCGCGCCACCGACGGCGAGGCGCACGGCATACCCGAGGATGTCGGTGCCGCGGCGCACCGGACCACCGCCCTCTCCGCCACGCTGCTCCGCCAGGCCGCCCTGGGGTATGCCGTTCCCCCCGTGGTCGAGCTGCTCTCATCCTGGCACGGCGCACCCGCCGACCTCACACTCCCGACGAGCCGCGTGGCGGCCGTCGGGCACACCTCCGGCCGGGCGCTCCTGCTCGGTCTGGCCGTCGCTCTCCTGATCGACCCGACCCCTTCGGAAGGACCGTCGTGA
- a CDS encoding FdrA family protein, translating into MTDSVEIRRGVYYDSVTLMQVSQRVRTAPGVSDALIGMGTELNLGLMRENGFEVPAEAGPNDLVVALRAADDEALAGAGAALEAVLQELLERSRATGGTTEVAPRTISSAARRSGAGLALISTPGTHAVADALDAISSGMSVVLFSDNISVADEIRLKDAAAARDVLVMGPDCGTAVVGGAALGFANVVRPGRVGLVAASGTGAQQVMCLLDLAGEGVSHVLGLGGRDLSAEVGGRSARQALRALAADEATEHVVIVSKPAAPEVVESLEQLAAELGVPVSWATLGRGRADLTAAVEDVLAALGTPVPTWPSWPAEGGGGGAPSGGSLRGLFCGGTLADEAMLVAEPVLGPITSNIPLAGSPRVSGTDQLTGHAVLDFGDDELTQGRAHPMIDPALRLERIREQGADPGCGVLLLDLVLGHGSHPDPSGELADAIRDARTAAAGRGVELPVVVALVGTESDPQGLTACAQTLAAAGASVHTSNAEAVRVALSHLGTPAEPTPSQTGRTDR; encoded by the coding sequence GTGACTGACTCTGTCGAGATCCGGCGCGGTGTCTACTACGACTCCGTGACCCTGATGCAGGTCTCCCAACGGGTGCGCACGGCACCCGGCGTCTCGGACGCGCTCATCGGCATGGGCACCGAGCTCAACCTCGGGCTCATGCGCGAGAACGGCTTCGAGGTGCCGGCCGAGGCCGGCCCCAACGACCTGGTCGTCGCCCTCCGCGCCGCGGACGACGAGGCCCTGGCCGGCGCCGGCGCTGCGCTGGAGGCCGTGCTGCAGGAGCTGCTGGAGCGCTCCCGCGCGACGGGGGGCACCACCGAGGTGGCGCCTCGCACCATCAGCTCGGCGGCGCGCCGCTCGGGCGCCGGCCTCGCCCTGATCAGCACGCCGGGGACGCACGCGGTGGCCGACGCGCTCGACGCGATCTCCTCGGGGATGTCGGTCGTGCTCTTCAGCGACAACATCTCCGTCGCGGACGAGATCCGCCTCAAGGACGCCGCCGCCGCCAGGGACGTGCTCGTCATGGGCCCGGACTGCGGCACCGCCGTCGTCGGCGGCGCCGCCCTCGGCTTCGCCAACGTCGTCCGCCCCGGGCGCGTGGGTCTCGTCGCCGCCTCCGGCACCGGCGCGCAGCAGGTGATGTGCCTGCTCGACCTGGCCGGCGAGGGCGTCAGCCACGTCCTCGGCCTGGGTGGTCGCGACCTCTCCGCCGAGGTCGGGGGCCGTTCGGCCCGCCAGGCCCTGCGCGCGCTCGCCGCCGACGAGGCGACCGAGCACGTCGTCATCGTGTCCAAGCCCGCCGCCCCCGAGGTCGTCGAGAGCCTCGAGCAGCTGGCCGCCGAGCTGGGCGTGCCGGTCTCCTGGGCCACGCTCGGCCGGGGCCGCGCCGACCTGACCGCCGCCGTCGAGGACGTCCTCGCCGCGCTCGGCACCCCGGTGCCGACGTGGCCGTCCTGGCCCGCCGAGGGGGGCGGGGGCGGTGCGCCGTCCGGCGGCTCGCTGCGCGGTCTCTTCTGCGGCGGCACGCTCGCCGACGAGGCGATGCTCGTGGCCGAGCCGGTCCTCGGGCCGATCACCTCCAACATCCCGCTGGCGGGCAGCCCCCGCGTCTCCGGGACCGACCAGCTCACCGGGCACGCCGTCCTCGACTTCGGCGACGACGAGCTGACCCAGGGCCGGGCCCACCCGATGATCGACCCCGCCCTGCGGCTGGAGCGGATCCGTGAGCAGGGGGCCGACCCCGGCTGCGGCGTCCTCCTCCTCGACCTCGTCCTCGGCCACGGCTCCCACCCCGACCCCTCGGGCGAACTGGCCGATGCGATCCGCGACGCCCGCACGGCCGCCGCCGGGCGCGGCGTCGAGCTGCCGGTCGTCGTCGCCCTGGTCGGCACCGAGTCCGACCCCCAGGGCCTCACGGCCTGCGCGCAGACCCTGGCCGCGGCCGGGGCGAGCGTCCACACCTCCAACGCCGAGGCCGTCCGGGTGGCGCTGTCGCACCTGGGCACCCCCGCCGAACCCACCCCGTCGCAGACCGGAAGGACCGACCGATGA
- a CDS encoding PucR family transcriptional regulator, whose product MHRQLSPVSTPAPSGVSLAEVLELPVLEGTSVLAGRDGLDGLVSSVNVMEVPDVLPWVRPRELLLTTGYPLQSHDAEDLIAWVNGLADAGVGGVGIKLARYVEELPAAALAEADRRGLPVLALPAEVSFDDVINQVLTRVINQRADTLARAEQVLQDLVGVVIAGGDLDQVCQGVVRHLARAALVTTMDGRVLASAGELPEDLGTLPGFDPTGRFLVETELPGMSSEFSGTHRFVARIPGGGAGGGVDLGRLVLLREDPFTAEDNHVVGQATTAAALAITKQQAVAAVEGKYRGDFLLDALLGRAGDPERVASHAADLGWDLRRPMAVVVAEAEAPDDDDPVARTLPERFRAAWERAVGADDELTAVAGFSQEVVVLLGVPAELDPAGVTEKVRAMAGVVHGRGGGGRRTFATGISRTITDLADLPRAYAEARKAVQVGRRLHGERAVTHFDALGVFRLLSQVEDRAELASFIAETLGPLADDTSEEAEDLRTTLTVLLDNNLNVALTARALHFHYNSLRYRIGKLERLLGPFTTDPRLRFAIMLALQARQLDSP is encoded by the coding sequence ATGCATCGTCAACTGTCGCCGGTGTCCACCCCGGCACCCTCCGGGGTGAGCCTGGCCGAGGTGCTCGAGCTGCCCGTGCTCGAGGGCACCTCCGTGCTGGCCGGGCGCGACGGTCTGGACGGTCTCGTCAGCAGCGTGAACGTCATGGAGGTGCCGGACGTCCTGCCGTGGGTGCGGCCCCGCGAGCTGCTGCTCACGACGGGCTACCCGCTGCAGTCGCACGACGCCGAGGACCTGATCGCCTGGGTCAACGGCCTCGCGGACGCCGGCGTGGGGGGCGTCGGGATCAAGCTGGCCCGCTACGTGGAGGAGCTGCCCGCCGCGGCGCTCGCCGAGGCGGACCGGCGCGGGCTGCCGGTGCTCGCGCTGCCGGCGGAGGTGAGCTTCGACGACGTGATCAACCAGGTCCTCACCCGGGTGATCAACCAGCGGGCCGACACCCTGGCCCGCGCCGAGCAGGTGCTGCAGGACCTCGTCGGCGTGGTCATCGCCGGCGGCGACCTCGACCAGGTGTGCCAGGGCGTCGTGCGGCACCTCGCCCGCGCCGCCCTGGTGACCACGATGGACGGACGGGTGCTGGCCTCCGCGGGCGAGCTGCCCGAGGACCTGGGCACCCTCCCCGGCTTCGACCCCACCGGCCGGTTCCTCGTCGAGACCGAGCTGCCCGGGATGTCGTCGGAGTTCTCCGGGACCCACCGGTTCGTCGCCCGGATCCCCGGCGGCGGCGCCGGCGGCGGGGTCGACCTCGGTCGGCTGGTCCTGCTGCGCGAGGACCCCTTCACCGCCGAGGACAACCACGTGGTCGGCCAGGCCACCACGGCCGCCGCGCTGGCGATCACCAAGCAGCAGGCGGTGGCCGCCGTCGAGGGCAAGTACCGCGGCGACTTCCTGCTCGACGCCCTGCTGGGCCGGGCCGGCGACCCCGAGCGGGTGGCCTCGCACGCCGCCGACCTCGGCTGGGACCTGCGCCGGCCGATGGCGGTCGTGGTCGCCGAGGCGGAGGCCCCGGACGACGACGACCCGGTGGCGCGCACCCTGCCCGAGCGCTTCCGGGCGGCCTGGGAGCGCGCGGTGGGCGCCGACGACGAGCTCACCGCCGTCGCCGGCTTCAGCCAGGAGGTCGTCGTCCTGCTCGGGGTGCCCGCCGAGCTCGACCCCGCCGGCGTGACGGAGAAGGTCAGGGCCATGGCCGGCGTCGTCCACGGGCGCGGCGGCGGCGGACGACGCACCTTCGCCACCGGCATCTCCCGCACGATCACCGACCTGGCCGACCTGCCCCGGGCCTACGCCGAGGCCCGCAAGGCCGTCCAGGTCGGACGACGGCTCCACGGCGAGCGCGCGGTCACCCACTTCGACGCCCTCGGCGTCTTCCGGCTGCTCTCGCAGGTCGAGGACCGCGCCGAGCTCGCCAGCTTCATCGCCGAGACGCTGGGGCCGCTGGCCGACGACACCTCCGAGGAGGCCGAGGACCTGCGCACGACGCTGACCGTGCTCCTGGACAACAACCTCAACGTCGCCCTCACCGCCCGCGCGCTGCACTTCCACTACAACTCGCTGCGCTACCGCATCGGCAAGCTCGAGCGGCTGCTCGGGCCCTTCACCACCGACCCGCGGCTGCGCTTCGCCATCATGCTGGCGCTGCAGGCCAGGCAGCTCGACTCGCCCTGA
- a CDS encoding DUF1116 domain-containing protein, with protein sequence MSTSPLHGLLSREPAVVTAGAPLFADALRAQAVPVTDVEWRPPLEGTADAVARVLADPRRVEANALALERITSAGAELVRLAPASEALDLKPGEFLHSGPPLTWERASGPMRGALIGAMLFEGLAETEEEAVEKLAGPDITLAPCHSRGAVGPMAGVISPSMWVFELRDPVHGTVSHCSLNEGLGKVLRYGAYSEEVLVRLRWMRDVLGPVLGEAVERHGPIDIKAYLAQMLQMGDEGHNRNRSATLMFLRDLLPHIVTQVGERSAEDIAEVCRFVGANDHFALNLVMPACKLAMAAAKGIEGSSVVVTMARNGTDFGIQLAGTGDEWFTAPANTPQGLFLGSYGPEDANPDIGDSAITETAGMGGFVMATAPAIVRLVGGDVDFALTTTRTMYEITLGEHPTLQVPILEFRGAPIAIDAVAVARTGVLPQINTGMAGRVAGVGQVGAGLVTPPEDVFVQALQALAERVPAGGGAA encoded by the coding sequence ATGAGCACCAGCCCGCTGCACGGCCTGCTGTCCCGCGAGCCCGCCGTCGTCACCGCCGGCGCGCCCCTCTTCGCCGACGCCCTGCGCGCGCAGGCCGTCCCGGTGACCGACGTCGAGTGGCGCCCACCGCTCGAGGGCACCGCCGACGCGGTCGCCCGGGTGCTCGCCGACCCCCGCCGCGTCGAGGCCAACGCGCTCGCGCTGGAGCGGATCACCTCTGCCGGCGCCGAGCTCGTGCGGCTCGCGCCCGCCAGCGAGGCGCTGGACCTCAAGCCCGGCGAGTTCCTCCACAGCGGTCCGCCGCTGACCTGGGAGCGCGCCTCCGGCCCGATGCGCGGCGCCCTCATCGGCGCCATGCTCTTCGAGGGCCTCGCGGAGACCGAGGAGGAGGCCGTCGAGAAGCTCGCCGGCCCCGACATCACCCTGGCCCCGTGCCACAGCCGCGGTGCGGTCGGCCCGATGGCCGGCGTCATCTCGCCGTCGATGTGGGTCTTCGAGCTGCGCGACCCGGTGCACGGCACCGTCTCCCACTGCTCGCTCAACGAGGGCCTGGGCAAGGTGCTGCGCTACGGCGCCTACTCCGAGGAGGTGCTCGTCCGGCTCCGCTGGATGCGCGACGTGCTCGGCCCGGTGCTCGGCGAGGCCGTCGAGCGGCACGGTCCGATCGACATCAAGGCCTACCTGGCCCAGATGCTCCAGATGGGCGACGAGGGTCACAACCGCAACCGCAGCGCCACGCTGATGTTCCTGCGCGACCTGCTGCCGCACATCGTCACCCAGGTGGGGGAGCGCAGCGCCGAGGACATCGCCGAGGTCTGCCGCTTCGTCGGCGCCAACGACCACTTCGCCCTCAACCTCGTCATGCCGGCCTGCAAGCTGGCGATGGCGGCGGCCAAGGGCATCGAGGGCTCCTCCGTCGTGGTGACGATGGCCCGCAACGGCACCGACTTCGGCATCCAGCTCGCCGGCACCGGCGACGAGTGGTTCACCGCGCCGGCGAACACGCCGCAGGGTCTCTTCCTCGGCTCCTACGGGCCCGAGGACGCCAACCCCGACATCGGCGACTCCGCGATCACCGAGACCGCCGGCATGGGTGGCTTCGTCATGGCGACGGCCCCGGCGATCGTCCGCCTGGTCGGCGGTGACGTCGACTTCGCGCTGACCACCACCCGCACCATGTACGAGATCACCCTGGGCGAGCACCCGACCCTGCAGGTGCCGATCCTGGAGTTCCGCGGCGCGCCGATCGCCATCGACGCGGTCGCGGTCGCCCGCACCGGCGTCCTCCCGCAGATCAACACCGGTATGGCCGGCAGGGTCGCGGGCGTCGGTCAGGTCGGCGCCGGCCTGGTCACCCCGCCGGAGGACGTCTTCGTCCAGGCCCTGCAGGCGCTCGCCGAGCGGGTCCCGGCCGGTGGGGGCGCAGCATGA